Proteins from one Camelina sativa cultivar DH55 chromosome 8, Cs, whole genome shotgun sequence genomic window:
- the LOC104709060 gene encoding UDP-glucuronate 4-epimerase 3-like has protein sequence MKHLDDIPSTPGKFKPYFHRTRWQSSVAKLAFWSLVFVGLIFIFFYRSPLVSDDPTSTSRRSLRTYSWGGPAWEKRVRSSARLRSRRGFSVLVTGAAGFVGTHVSSALKRRGDGVLGLDNFNDYYDPSLKRARQALLERSGVFVVEGDINDAALLKKLFEVVPFTHVMHLAAQAGVRYAMENPSSYVHSNIAGFVNLLEVCKSANPQPAIVWASSSSVYGLNTKVPFSEKDRTDQPASLYAATKKAGEEIAHTYNH, from the coding sequence atgaagcaTCTTGATGATATCCCATCGACGCCAGGCAAGTTCAAGCCCTACTTCCACCGTACGCGGTGGCAATCTTCGGTGGCCAAGCTCGCCTTTTGGTCTCTCGTCTTCGTCGGtttgatcttcatcttcttctaccgATCTCCCCTTGTTTCCGATGACCCTACTTCTACTTCTCGCCGTTCCCTCCGCACCTACTCCTGGGGTGGCCCCGCTTGGGAGAAACGCGTCCGATCCTCCGCCCGTCTCCGCTCCCGCCGCGGTTTCTCTGTTCTCGTCACCGGCGCCGCCGGTTTCGTCGGTACCCATGTCTCCTCCGCTCTCAAACGCCGCGGTGACGGCGTCCTCGGTCTCGACAACTTCAACGATTACTACGATCCCTCCCTCAAGCGTGCAAGGCAAGCCCTTTTGGAGAGGAGCGGTGTCTTCGTTGTCGAAGGTGACATCAACGACGCTGCTCTCTTGAAGAAGCTCTTCGAAGTCGTCCCCTTTACCCACGTTATGCATCTGGCCGCTCAAGCTGGTGTCAGGTACGCCATGGAAAACCCTAGCTCCTATGTCCACAGTAACATCGCCGGCTTCGTCAATCTCCTTGAGGTTTGCAAATCCGCTAACCCCCAGCCCGCCATTGTCTGGGCTTCCTCTAGCTCTGTCTACGGCTTGAACACTAAGGTCCCCTTCTCCGAGAAAGACCGCACCGATCAGCCTGCTAGTCTCTATGCTGCTACTAAGAAAGCTGGTGAAGAGATTGCTCACACTTACAACCAC
- the LOC104705269 gene encoding TATA box-binding protein-associated factor RNA polymerase I subunit B-like (The sequence of the model RefSeq protein was modified relative to this genomic sequence to represent the inferred CDS: added 72 bases not found in genome assembly), with protein sequence MICDMCENDTFEKGEDGYFYCRHCSTQVVGIIQTGVDGEDLGGAGGGGIYEKKHVRIKGPRKPEPVIKLRYEDYYMETRDRYVKGLLMMITYQCEALVEKFKVTPLVIGLVGPICLRFVSLSEVFDDDWADKAIRDSELLQSKVVKRRRKGVKAGEEEEEPHNLHGKRAVTIWVSLLKKSLPLSSSLAISFLACHKAGSPVLPTDLARWARQGDVPYFSSFLKIRELMGERSPACPVAATVMFRPIHIVSAQRLEAQAASIADFIGLPLPPVNFYGIASNYLRRLFPTKEKEKEKAALLDLVCLLQNWSMPSDLYLSKNELRFPTRVCVMSIIIVAIRMLYNINGFGVWERSLGGLLDDASSSSEVDAELSKATEEFDTVELLKNLETEYYKEVAAETVNEYEKDLTSYLLHGRNEMFAGLVEASTDDTYRTVDHLWNSYNPVDEEFELSGIPSKRGRDWDEGDLSLNQMSLKDDKLRDRDNNFCSSRRSRKSDCDEPPSPDNHINHEKEKAIIRLMTDMGDNLFRYIPPRVKVKRLDYLQYLRKKNDGALIYAAHADYYILLRACAKVVEVDVRNMHRGVLNFER encoded by the exons ATGATTTGCGATATGTGCGAGAACGACACCTTTGAAAAGGGAGAAGATGGTTATTTTTACTGCCGACACTGCTCAACTCAGGTGGTAGGTATTATCCAGACAGGCGTCGACGGCGAAGATTTGGGCGGAGCCGGCGGCGGCGGGATTTATGAGAAAAAACACGTTCGCATTAAAGGACCACGAAAGCCAGAGCCAGTAATCAAATTGAGATACGAGGATTATTACATGGAGACCAGAGATAGATACGTCAAAGGTTTACTGATGATGATAACTTATCAGTGCGAGGCCTTGGTTGAGAAATTCAAAGTGACGCCATTAGTCATTGGTTTGGTCGGACCCATCTGCTTACGGTTTGTGTCTCTCTCAGAGGTCTTCGATGATGATTGGGCTGATAAGGCTATTCGTGACTCCGAGCTGCTCCAATCAAAGGTGGTTAAGCGGCGGCGTAAAGGTGTTAaagccggagaagaagaagaagaacctcaCAACTTGCATGGTAAAAGAGCAGTAACGATATGGGTAAGTCTTCTTAAGAAGTCTCTGCCTTTATCTTCTTCCCTGGCGATATCTTTCCTTGCTTGCCACAAAGCAGGATCACCAGTTCTACCCACTGATTTAGCGAGATGGGCACGGCAAGGAGATGTTCcttacttttcttcttttctcaagATTCGAGAGCTAATGGGAGAGAGATCACCTGCGTGTCCTGTGGCTGCCACCGTTATGTTTAGGCCtattcatattgtttctgcTCAGAGATTGGAAGCTCAAGCCGCTTCCATTGCCGATTTCATCGGTTTGCCTTTGCCTCCTGTGAATTTCTATGGTATTGCTTCAAACTATCTACGGAGGTTGTTTCCCacaaaggaaaaggaaaaggaaaag GCGGCTCTTCTTGATCTGGTATGTCTCTTACAGAACTGGTCAATGCCTTCGGATTTGTATCTATCCAAGAACGAGCTCAGGTTTCCCACTCGTGTCTGTGTCATGTCTATAATTATCGTAGCTATTCGGATGCTTTATAACATCAATGGTTTTGGTGTTTGGGAACGGAGCTTGGGGGGTTTGCTTGATGATGCTAGTAGTAGTAGTGAGGTGGATGCAGAGTTATCGAAAGCAACTGAAGAATTTGACACTGTGGAGCTTTTGAAAAACCTTGAAACGGAATATTACAAGGAGGTCGCTGCTGAAACCGTTAATG AATATGAAAAGGATCTTACGTCATATTTATTGCACGGGCGAAACGAGATGTTTGCTGGCTTAGTAGAAGCATCAACTGATGACACTTACAGAACTGTTGATCATCTGTGGAATAGTTACAACCCCGTAGACgag GAATTCGAATTGTCTGGGATTCCATCCAAGAGGGGAAGAGACTGGGACGAAGGTGATTTATCACTTAACCAAATGTCCTTGAAGGATGACAAGTTGAGGGATAGAGACAACAACTTTTGTAGCAGTCGTCGTTCAAGAAAAAGCGACTGTGATGAGCCGCCATCACCAGATAATCATATTAACCACGAGAAGGAGAAAGCGATAATAAGACTAATGACAGACATGGGGGACAATTTGTTCAGATACATACCGCCTCGCGTGAAGGTAAAGAGACTAGACTATCTTCAatatttgaggaaaaaaaatgatggaGCACTGATATACGCGGCTCACGCGGATTACTACATTCTTTT
- the LOC104705266 gene encoding UDP-glucuronate 4-epimerase 3-like: MKHLDDIPSTPGKFKPYFHRTRWQSSVAKLAFWSLVFVGLIFIFFYRSPLVSDDPTSTSRRSLRTYSWGGPAWEKRVRSSARLRSRRGFSVLVTGAAGFVGTHVSSALKRRGDGVLGLDNFNDYYDPSLKRARQALLERSGVFVVEGDINDAALLKKLFEVVPFTHVMHLAAQAGVRYAMENPSSYVHSNIAGFVNLLEVCKSANPQPAIVWASSSSVYGLNTKVPFSEKDRTDQPASLYAATKKAGEEIAHTYNHIYGLSLTGLRFFTVYGPWGRPDMAYFFFTRDILKGKPISIFEGVNHGTVARDFTYIDDIVKGCLGALDTAEKSTGTGGKKRGAAQLRVFNLGNTSPVPVTDLVTILERLLKLKAKRNIMKLPRNGDVPFTHANISSAQRELGYKPTIDLQTGLKKFARWYLGYYNGGKKAAS, encoded by the coding sequence atgaagcaTCTTGATGATATCCCATCGACGCCAGGCAAGTTCAAGCCCTACTTCCACCGTACGCGGTGGCAATCTTCGGTGGCCAAGCTCGCCTTTTGGTCTCTCGTCTTCGTCGGtttgatcttcatcttcttctaccgATCTCCCCTTGTTTCCGATGACCCTACTTCTACTTCTCGCCGTTCCCTCCGCACCTACTCCTGGGGTGGCCCCGCTTGGGAGAAACGCGTCCGATCCTCCGCCCGTCTCCGCTCCCGCCGCGGTTTCTCTGTTCTCGTCACCGGCGCCGCCGGTTTCGTCGGTACCCATGTCTCCTCCGCTCTCAAACGCCGCGGTGACGGCGTCCTCGGTCTCGACAACTTCAACGATTACTACGATCCCTCCCTCAAGCGTGCTCGCCAAGCCCTTTTGGAGAGGAGCGGTGTCTTTGTTGTCGAAGGTGACATCAATGACGCTGCTCTCTTGAAGAAGCTCTTCGAAGTCGTCCCCTTTACCCACGTTATGCATCTCGCCGCTCAAGCTGGTGTCAGGTACGCCATGGAAAACCCTAGCTCCTATGTCCACAGTAACATCGCCGGCTTCGTCAATCTCCTCGAGGTTTGCAAATCCGCTAACCCCCAGCCCGCCATTGTCTGGGCCTCCTCTAGCTCTGTCTATGGCTTGAACACTAAGGTCCCCTTCTCCGAGAAAGACCGCACCGATCAGCCTGCTAGTCTCTATGCTGCTACTAAGAAAGCTGGTGAAGAGATTGCTCACACTTACAACCACATCTACGGACTCTCTCTCACTGGCTTGAGGTTTTTCACCGTCTACGGTCCTTGGGGTAGACCTGACATGGCCTATTTCTTCTTCACCAGAGACATCCTCAAAGGCAAACCCATTTCCATCTTTGAGGGTGTCAACCATGGTACCGTCGCTAGGGACTTCACTTACATTGATGACATTGTCAAGGGCTGTCTGGGGGCTTTGGACACTGCCGAGAAGAGCACTGGGACCGGTGGTAAAAAGCGCGGTGCCGCTCAGTTAAGGGTTTTCAACCTCGGCAACACTTCCCCTGTTCCCGTCACTGATCTCGTCACCATTCTCGAGAGACTTCTCAAACTCAAGGCCAAGAGGAACATTATGAAGTTGCCTAGGAACGGGGATGTTCCTTTCACCCATGCTAATATCAGTTCCGCCCAGAGAGAGCTCGGGTACAAACCCACCATCGATCTTCAGACGGGTCTTAAGAAGTTTGCCAGATGGTATTTGGGCTACTACAATGGCGGAAAGAAAGCTGCTAGTTGA